TATTTTATGGCAGAAATTAATATTTTTTATTATTTTGAATAATCAACCTTATAAACTAAAAGCACATTCTCAGTTTAAGGCCATTAATGGCCAAACAAAAGGAGTAATTAAAATGTATGGTGAAAGAAGAGGGGGATACGACAGACCTCCTCGTGAAATGCACAAGGCAACCTGTGCAGCTTGTGGACAGGAAACTGAAGTTCCATTCAAGCCAGATGGAACAAGACCTGTTTACTGTAGGGAATGCTACCAGAAGAAAAACCCAAGAAGGTATTAAGTAGAGTTTTTTAGTAAAAGGTTATTTCTAGTAAGTTAATAGGAAAAGTCCTTTTATTTTTTATATTTAATATTTCTTAGAGTAATTTATATCAAAACACTTTTTTATACAAAAATCTTTTTAATGCATATGCCTCCTTTATTACATGATACTAATTATTGCTGGCTCAAAGAGCGATGAGCAGATAGTAAACAAAGTAAAGAAAGTTTTTGATGAGAATAAAGTTGAATATGAAGTCCAATTTGCTTCTGCCCATAGAGAACCTGAAAGAGTGGCAGAGCTTGCTAAAATGGACAAATATGATATTTTTATCGCTATAGCAGGTTTGGCGGCGGCGCTTCCAGGAGTTGTTGCAGCACATACAAAAAAACCTGTGATAGGCGTTCCCGTTTCTTCTAAACTTGATGGATTAGATGCGCTTCTTTCTATAGTCCAGATGCCAAAAGGCGTTCCAGTGGCATGTGTAGGGATAGATAATGGAGATAATGCTGCCTATCTTGCTATGAGGATTTTAGGAGTGAAGTAAGTGACAACTCCCAAGGATTACAAATCTTCAGGGGTAGACATAAAAGTTGAAGAAAAATCTATAAGTGCTCTAGTCTCGGTCATCAAGGACACCCTCCATTTTAGAAAAGGAAAGATTGGAGCTGCAATTGGAGACATAGGTAGCTTTTCAGGATTTATAGAATTTGGAGATTACGCCTTATCACTTGCTACTGACGGGGTGGGATCAAAAGTTCTTGTTGCTCAAAAATTAAAAAAATATGACACCGTAGGAATTGATGTTATTGCTATGAACGTTAATGATGTAATATGTAATGGCGCAGCCCCTATTGCTTTCGTAGATTATATTGCTTTAGAGAAAACTTCTGAGTATATGCTCAAAGAAATAGCAAAAGGACTACTAGAAGGTGCTAAACAATCTGATATGCCCATAGTTGGCGGGGAAACTGCTACTCTTCCAGATATAATTAAAGGTGATGGAGAAGGGTTTGATCTTGCAGGGACATGTCTTGGAGTAGTAAAAAAAGATAAAATAATTTCTGGGAAAGATATTGTACCGGGAGATATAGTAATAGGTATCGAATCTTCAGGAATCCACTCAAATGGATTAACACTTGCAAGGAAAGCCTTAGGCGAAGAAGACTATTCTGAACTTTTAATCCCTACAAGGATTTATGTAAAACAGATTTTGGATCTAATTGAAAAGGTAAAAGTAAAAGGAATGGCGCATATAACAGGTAGCGGCCTTCTAAATCTTAAAAGATTAAAAAAAGATATGGGATTTGATCTAGAACTACCAGAACCCCCTTCACTTTTCAAAAAAATTATGGATACTGGAGTAGAAATTGAAGAGATGTACAGGACTTTTAATATGGGAACTGGGTTTATGGTTATAGTTTCAAAAGAAGATAAAGATAAAGCGCTTGAGATTTTAAATAAATACTACAGTTCATATGCTATAGGGAAGGTAATTGATCAAGACATAATTACGGTTAATATTAAGGGTCTTGATAAATCTTTTAGTTTATAATTTATTTGCAGAAATCTCAATCATAAACCAAAAGACATAAAAATAGCTGACTCTTTTTATCAACAGTTTAGGGTAATCTAAATTTATCAAATGAATTAGATATCTTGATGGGTGAGAGTATATGGCAAAATCTCAATCAAAGAAGAAAAAAGAATCCAGTAGTTCTCCAAAAATTGGTGTGTACGTTTGCCACTGTGGTACAAATATAGCAAGTAGTGTGAATATCGAAGAAGTTGTTAACTTTTCTAAAACGTTAGAAAATGTGACTATTGTACGAGAGCATATGTATCTCTGTTCAGAACAAGGACAGAATATTATAAAGGAAGATATTAAAAAAGAAGGAGTTAATAGAGTTGTCGCCGCATGCTGCTCACCTAGAACGCATGAAGAAATTTTTAGAAAAACATTAAATTCTGCTAATTTAAATAAATACCTCTATGAACAAGTAAACATAAGAGACCAATGTTCTTGGCCACATATTAAAGATAAGGAAAATGCTACAAAAAAGGCAAAGCATCTAGTCAAAAGTGGAGTCTATAGGGCATCTGAATTAGAGTCTTTAGAGGATAGAAAACTCTCTGTTTTAAAATCTGTACTTGTTATAGGGGGAGGGATATCTGGAATTAATGCAGCCCTAGATTTGGCCCGAGACGGGTACAGAGTATACCTTGTAGAGAGAAATCCAAGTATTGGCGGGAAAATGGCCCAACTTGACAAAACTTTTCCTACAAACGATTGTTCCGCATGTATCCTTGCACCAATGATGGTAGAAGTTTCAAACAATTCAAATGTAGAACTACTTACCTATTCAGAAGTTGAAAATGTTTCAGGGCATATAGGAAACTACCATATTGTAGTTAAGAAAAAACAAACTTCTGTAGATTGGGAAAAGTGCAATGGTTGTGGTGATTGCAGTATAGTGTGCCCTGTAAAAGTTGATAATGAATTTAACTGTAACATGGATAAAAGAAAAGCAATCTATATACAATTTCAGCAAGCCATACCTATGAAAGCTGTTGTAGACAAAACTAAATGCATTAAATGTAAGTTGTGTGAGAAAAGGTGCCAAGTTGGGGCAATAGATGTTTCAAAAAATGAAGATGAATATGTGGAATTTGATGTTGGAAGTATTATTGTTACAACTGGGTATGACCTTTTTAATCCCAATAGGAAGGCCGAGTATGATTATGATCATCCAAATGTAATAACTTCTCTTGAACTTGAGAGAATGATGTGTGCCTCTGGACCAACAAAGGGAGAAATTTTGAGACCTTCTGATGGTAGAAAACCCCACACAATATCT
Above is a window of Methanofastidiosum sp. DNA encoding:
- a CDS encoding DNA-directed RNA polymerase gives rise to the protein MYGERRGGYDRPPREMHKATCAACGQETEVPFKPDGTRPVYCRECYQKKNPRRY
- the purE gene encoding 5-(carboxyamino)imidazole ribonucleotide mutase encodes the protein MILIIAGSKSDEQIVNKVKKVFDENKVEYEVQFASAHREPERVAELAKMDKYDIFIAIAGLAAALPGVVAAHTKKPVIGVPVSSKLDGLDALLSIVQMPKGVPVACVGIDNGDNAAYLAMRILGVK
- a CDS encoding phosphoribosylformylglycinamidine cyclo-ligase, which produces MTTPKDYKSSGVDIKVEEKSISALVSVIKDTLHFRKGKIGAAIGDIGSFSGFIEFGDYALSLATDGVGSKVLVAQKLKKYDTVGIDVIAMNVNDVICNGAAPIAFVDYIALEKTSEYMLKEIAKGLLEGAKQSDMPIVGGETATLPDIIKGDGEGFDLAGTCLGVVKKDKIISGKDIVPGDIVIGIESSGIHSNGLTLARKALGEEDYSELLIPTRIYVKQILDLIEKVKVKGMAHITGSGLLNLKRLKKDMGFDLELPEPPSLFKKIMDTGVEIEEMYRTFNMGTGFMVIVSKEDKDKALEILNKYYSSYAIGKVIDQDIITVNIKGLDKSFSL
- a CDS encoding CoB--CoM heterodisulfide reductase iron-sulfur subunit A family protein, encoding MAKSQSKKKKESSSSPKIGVYVCHCGTNIASSVNIEEVVNFSKTLENVTIVREHMYLCSEQGQNIIKEDIKKEGVNRVVAACCSPRTHEEIFRKTLNSANLNKYLYEQVNIRDQCSWPHIKDKENATKKAKHLVKSGVYRASELESLEDRKLSVLKSVLVIGGGISGINAALDLARDGYRVYLVERNPSIGGKMAQLDKTFPTNDCSACILAPMMVEVSNNSNVELLTYSEVENVSGHIGNYHIVVKKKQTSVDWEKCNGCGDCSIVCPVKVDNEFNCNMDKRKAIYIQFQQAIPMKAVVDKTKCIKCKLCEKRCQVGAIDVSKNEDEYVEFDVGSIIVTTGYDLFNPNRKAEYDYDHPNVITSLELERMMCASGPTKGEILRPSDGRKPHTISFIQCVGSRDEKTNDYCSRICCTYSIKHARLLKEKYPDMDIFIHYIDLRCFGKGYEEYYRMAREKGVKFIRGRISQVDSIGDRLEVSGDDDTLGEQISVVADLVVLAVAMESSKGSKNLANLLNISTDKTGFFKEIHPKLKPVSTDSDGIFIAGACQGPKEIPDAVSQGKAAASAASSLMAKGEIDIEPLFAQVIEDLCARCRACESLCTYKAIKFNEEEDKIEVDIALCKGCGVCSAACPSGAIKANHFTSKQVRMQILALTEGIK